From Serinicoccus profundi, the proteins below share one genomic window:
- a CDS encoding replicative DNA helicase — protein MALSEMEVYGPPDQGSGGGPEDRLPPQDVAAERSALGSMMLSKDAIAECSEMVKAHDFYRPAHESIFEACVDLYSRGEPVDAITVGDELTKRGDLQRIGGTAYLHQLIAEVPTAANAAFYAEIVAERAVLRRLVDAGTRIVQIGYQGGDVEDIVNAAQAEVYAVADKRGGEDYHPLGMLIEPTMDEIEHAAGSSGEMTGVPTGFTELDELTNGLHPGQMIIIAARPAVGKSTIALDFARAAAIKHQMATVVFSLEMSRTEITMRLLSAESEIPLQNMRKGNMRDRDWTRLAETQGRITDAPLFIDDSPNMSLMEIRAKCRRLKQRNNLRMVIIDYLQLMSSGKRVESRQQEVAEFSRALKLLAKELEVPVIALSQLNRGPEQRTDKKPQMSDLRESGCLTADTRVLRADTGAEVTLGELHEQGATDVPVWSLDESLRYVRRHLTHVFATGTKPVFRLTLTSGKTVTATENHPFLTYDGWKQLGDLREGDRIAAPRHVPAPEVHEPWDDDNHVVLLAHMLGDGSMLKRQPMRYASIDEENLRAVTTAALSFGVVAVRDEYAAARCTTLRLRAPFRLARGRRNPIAEWLDGLGVFDKRSHEKFVPDPVFRLSKRQISLFLHHLWSTDGSVTVNKHQSGGRIYYASTSRRLVDDVSRLLLRFGISTRLRTVKKSGYRDGYALDISGVDSQRRFLQEIGVFGGRSASAAQLLEVIRERQANTNVDTVPREVWGDVRRVMGERGMTTREFQAAVGTQYCGSTFYKHAPSRERLGQIATVLDSAELELYAVNDVFWDQVRSVELVGVEDVYDATVLGGHNFVGNGIAVHNSIEQDADVVILLHRESLYERESPREGEADVIVAKHRNGPTDTVVVAFQGHYSRFTNMASNF, from the coding sequence ATGGCGCTGAGCGAGATGGAGGTCTACGGGCCACCCGACCAGGGCTCCGGGGGTGGTCCCGAGGATCGCCTGCCCCCGCAGGACGTCGCCGCCGAGCGCAGCGCCCTCGGCTCGATGATGCTGTCGAAGGACGCCATCGCCGAGTGCTCGGAGATGGTCAAGGCCCACGACTTCTACCGCCCGGCCCACGAGAGCATCTTCGAGGCCTGCGTCGACCTCTACTCGCGCGGCGAGCCGGTCGATGCGATCACCGTCGGCGACGAGCTGACCAAGCGGGGCGACCTGCAGCGGATCGGTGGCACGGCATACCTCCACCAGCTCATCGCCGAGGTCCCGACGGCGGCTAACGCCGCGTTCTACGCCGAGATCGTCGCCGAGCGCGCGGTGCTGCGCCGGCTCGTCGACGCGGGCACCAGGATCGTGCAGATCGGCTACCAGGGCGGTGACGTCGAGGACATCGTCAACGCCGCCCAGGCCGAGGTGTATGCCGTCGCCGACAAACGTGGCGGTGAGGACTACCACCCGCTCGGCATGCTCATCGAGCCCACGATGGACGAGATCGAGCACGCCGCCGGGTCGTCGGGGGAGATGACGGGGGTGCCCACCGGCTTCACCGAGCTGGACGAGCTGACCAACGGCCTGCACCCCGGGCAGATGATCATCATCGCGGCTAGACCGGCTGTCGGTAAGTCGACCATCGCATTAGATTTTGCCCGCGCGGCCGCCATCAAGCACCAGATGGCGACCGTTGTGTTCTCGCTGGAGATGAGCCGCACCGAGATCACCATGAGGCTCCTGTCGGCCGAGTCGGAGATCCCGCTGCAGAACATGCGCAAGGGCAACATGCGCGACCGCGACTGGACCCGCCTGGCCGAGACCCAGGGCCGGATCACCGACGCGCCGCTCTTCATCGACGACAGCCCCAACATGTCGCTCATGGAGATCCGCGCCAAGTGCCGCCGGCTCAAGCAGCGCAACAACCTGCGCATGGTGATCATCGACTACCTGCAGCTCATGAGCTCGGGCAAGCGCGTCGAGTCCCGTCAGCAGGAGGTCGCGGAGTTCTCCCGTGCACTCAAGCTTCTGGCCAAGGAGCTCGAGGTGCCGGTCATCGCGCTCTCGCAGCTGAACCGTGGGCCCGAGCAGCGGACGGACAAGAAGCCGCAGATGAGTGACCTGCGTGAATCGGGGTGTCTCACGGCTGACACCCGAGTGCTGCGTGCTGACACCGGCGCCGAGGTCACGCTGGGTGAGCTTCACGAGCAGGGGGCGACGGACGTCCCGGTCTGGTCGCTGGACGAGTCGTTGCGGTATGTCCGGCGCCACCTCACCCACGTGTTCGCGACGGGGACGAAGCCGGTCTTCCGTCTGACGCTGACCTCCGGCAAGACGGTGACAGCGACCGAGAACCACCCCTTCCTGACCTACGACGGTTGGAAGCAGCTCGGCGATCTTCGCGAGGGTGACCGCATCGCGGCGCCCAGGCACGTGCCGGCCCCCGAGGTGCATGAGCCGTGGGACGACGACAACCATGTGGTCCTGCTCGCGCACATGCTCGGCGACGGCTCGATGCTCAAGCGTCAGCCGATGCGCTACGCCTCGATCGATGAAGAGAACCTGCGCGCCGTGACGACGGCCGCCTTGTCCTTCGGGGTGGTGGCGGTGCGCGACGAGTACGCCGCCGCTCGGTGCACGACCCTTCGTCTCAGGGCTCCGTTCCGTCTGGCCCGCGGGAGACGGAACCCGATCGCCGAGTGGCTCGATGGCTTGGGAGTGTTCGACAAGCGAAGCCACGAGAAGTTCGTCCCAGATCCGGTGTTCCGGCTCTCGAAGCGCCAGATCAGTCTCTTTCTCCACCACCTCTGGTCGACGGACGGCTCGGTCACGGTGAACAAGCACCAGAGCGGCGGCCGCATCTACTACGCCTCGACCTCACGTCGGTTGGTGGATGACGTCAGTCGCCTGCTGTTGCGGTTCGGGATCTCGACCCGGCTGCGGACGGTGAAGAAGTCTGGCTATCGGGACGGCTATGCGTTGGACATCTCTGGAGTCGACAGCCAACGGCGCTTCCTGCAGGAGATCGGTGTCTTCGGGGGACGGTCTGCATCTGCGGCGCAGTTGCTGGAGGTCATCCGGGAGCGCCAGGCCAACACCAACGTCGACACCGTGCCGCGAGAGGTATGGGGTGACGTGCGTCGCGTCATGGGTGAGCGCGGAATGACGACGCGTGAGTTCCAGGCAGCTGTGGGCACGCAGTACTGCGGAAGCACCTTCTACAAGCACGCGCCGTCTCGGGAGAGGCTGGGGCAGATCGCCACGGTCCTCGACAGCGCCGAGCTGGAGCTCTACGCGGTGAACGACGTCTTCTGGGATCAGGTCCGCTCGGTCGAACTGGTCGGGGTAGAGGACGTCTACGACGCCACGGTGCTCGGCGGCCACAACTTCGTCGGAAACGGCATCGCCGTCCACAACTCGATCGAGCAGGACGCGGACGTCGTCATCCTCCTGCACCGCGAGTCCCTCTACGAACGCGAGTCACCCCGTGAGGGAGAGGCTGACGTCATCGTGGCGAAGCACCGAAACGGGCCCACCGACACGGTCGTCGTGGCCTTTCAGGGCCACTACAGTCGGTTCACCAATATGGCGAGCAACTTCTAG
- a CDS encoding MATE family efflux transporter has product MRRRRESDAGSAGQAREILRLAVPAFLALVAEPLFLLADSAIVGHLGTSALAGLGVASAVLLTAVNIFVFLAYGTTAVVARRLGAGDQRGAISAGVDGIWLALLLGTLGAVGTALFAALLVQVFGAGPDVAAEAVTYLRWSALGIPSMLVVLAATGVLRGLQDTRTPLVAAVVGFTANAALSLLLVHGVGWGIAGAAIGTVIAQTGMALALVLIVVRGARRLGSSLTFHGAGVLRAARGGIPLLVRTIALRAALLVTTWSAAGLGDEQLAAHQVAMTVWSTLAFALDALAIAAQALTGKTLGASDVEGTRAATTLMLRWSVWFGAALTLLVLVLHRVIPLGFSQDPDVRTALAAALIVVALGQPIAGIAFILDGVLIGAGDTRWLAWAQTAATLAYLPMVLGVRLSGAEGTTGLVWLWIAFTGFMTARALLLWWRARGEAWMVVGAER; this is encoded by the coding sequence GTGAGACGTCGGAGAGAGTCGGACGCGGGGTCCGCGGGGCAGGCCCGGGAGATCCTGCGGCTGGCCGTGCCGGCCTTCCTGGCCCTCGTCGCCGAGCCGCTCTTCCTGCTCGCCGACTCTGCCATCGTCGGCCACCTCGGCACCTCCGCCCTCGCCGGTCTCGGCGTCGCGAGCGCGGTGCTGCTCACCGCCGTCAACATCTTCGTCTTCCTCGCCTACGGCACCACCGCGGTCGTCGCCCGGCGGCTCGGCGCCGGCGACCAGCGGGGCGCGATCAGCGCCGGGGTCGACGGCATCTGGCTGGCCCTGCTCCTGGGCACGCTCGGTGCCGTCGGCACGGCGCTCTTCGCGGCGCTTCTGGTGCAGGTCTTCGGGGCGGGCCCCGACGTCGCGGCCGAGGCGGTGACCTACCTGCGCTGGTCGGCCCTCGGCATACCCTCCATGCTCGTCGTCCTCGCCGCGACCGGCGTCCTGCGGGGCCTGCAGGACACCCGCACGCCACTCGTCGCCGCTGTCGTCGGCTTCACCGCCAACGCCGCGCTGTCGCTCCTCCTCGTCCACGGGGTGGGGTGGGGCATCGCGGGTGCCGCGATCGGTACCGTCATCGCCCAGACCGGTATGGCGCTCGCCCTCGTCCTCATCGTCGTCCGGGGGGCGCGCCGGCTGGGGTCGTCGCTGACCTTCCACGGGGCCGGCGTGCTGCGGGCGGCGCGCGGCGGCATACCCCTGCTCGTGCGGACCATCGCCCTGCGCGCGGCCCTGCTCGTCACGACGTGGTCGGCCGCCGGGCTCGGCGACGAGCAGCTCGCCGCCCACCAGGTCGCGATGACGGTCTGGTCGACGCTCGCCTTCGCGCTCGACGCCCTCGCCATCGCCGCCCAGGCGCTGACCGGCAAGACCCTCGGCGCCAGCGACGTCGAGGGCACCCGCGCCGCCACGACCCTCATGCTGCGCTGGTCGGTGTGGTTCGGCGCCGCCCTCACCCTGCTCGTCCTCGTGCTGCACCGCGTCATCCCGCTCGGCTTCAGCCAGGACCCCGACGTGCGCACCGCGCTCGCCGCCGCCCTTATCGTCGTCGCGCTCGGGCAGCCGATCGCCGGCATCGCCTTCATCCTCGACGGCGTCCTCATCGGCGCCGGAGACACGCGGTGGCTCGCGTGGGCCCAGACCGCCGCGACCCTGGCCTACCTGCCCATGGTCCTGGGCGTGCGGCTCAGCGGTGCGGAGGGGACGACCGGGCTGGTCTGGCTGTGGATCGCCTTCACCGGCTTCATGACGGCGCGCGCCCTGCTGCTGTGGTGGCGCGCCCGCGGCGAGGCCTGGATGGTCGTCGGCGCCGAGCGCTGA
- the mnhG gene encoding monovalent cation/H(+) antiporter subunit G, whose product MSLGDALDLAGLVCLMLGALLCLAAAIGLLRFPDLLTRMHAGTKPQVLGVLLVILGVGLRTRSGLDVGMLVLIALFQLLTIPAGSHMVGRAGFRTGQIAPTEVHVGRRRGDAEHGGPGPTAT is encoded by the coding sequence ATGAGTCTGGGTGACGCGCTCGATCTGGCCGGGTTGGTCTGCCTCATGCTCGGCGCCCTGCTGTGCCTGGCGGCGGCGATCGGCCTGCTGCGCTTCCCGGACCTGCTGACGCGCATGCACGCGGGCACCAAGCCGCAGGTGCTCGGCGTGCTCCTCGTGATCCTCGGCGTGGGGCTGCGCACCCGCAGCGGGCTGGACGTCGGGATGCTCGTGCTCATCGCGCTGTTCCAGCTGCTCACCATCCCGGCCGGGTCGCACATGGTCGGCCGCGCGGGCTTCCGCACCGGCCAGATCGCGCCCACGGAGGTGCACGTCGGTCGGCGGCGCGGCGATGCCGAGCACGGGGGCCCGGGCCCCACCGCGACCTGA
- a CDS encoding monovalent cation/H+ antiporter complex subunit F, giving the protein MSLDLVETVLTWIIGALLAVSAALTLVRITRGPSVLDRVVATDVLVSIVVCALGAYAALTEAWTTLPLLISLSLVGFLGSVAVARFVARDTDVPREEER; this is encoded by the coding sequence ATGAGCCTCGACCTCGTGGAGACGGTGCTGACCTGGATCATCGGCGCGCTGCTGGCGGTGTCGGCGGCGCTGACGCTGGTGCGGATCACGCGCGGGCCGAGCGTGCTGGACCGCGTCGTCGCGACCGACGTCCTCGTGTCGATCGTCGTGTGCGCGCTGGGGGCGTATGCCGCACTCACCGAGGCCTGGACGACGCTGCCGCTGCTCATCTCGCTCTCGCTCGTGGGCTTCCTCGGGTCGGTGGCCGTGGCGCGCTTCGTGGCGCGCGACACCGACGTGCCGCGGGAGGAGGAGCGATGA
- a CDS encoding Na+/H+ antiporter subunit E: MSGRATGRRRGRHNGRAARRLPGVSPWALLWLTAVWVLLWGSLNPLNLLGGVLVGLLVLLLFPLPRVDLRLRVHPVGLLVLVGRFLSDLVRASVEVAWLAVRPGPVAHGVVMDLELVSDDAFLQTLTAEMVSLVPGSVVIDLEPSTGLLTLHALDVRTRAEAERVRHKVRAQEARILRAFHPDPESLLDPRRRRHTPEEVDG, translated from the coding sequence GTGAGCGGGCGGGCGACGGGCCGCAGGCGTGGACGGCACAACGGGCGCGCGGCGCGCCGGCTGCCGGGGGTCTCGCCGTGGGCCCTGCTCTGGCTGACCGCCGTGTGGGTGCTGCTGTGGGGCTCGCTCAACCCGCTCAACCTGCTCGGCGGTGTCCTCGTCGGGCTGCTCGTGCTGCTGCTCTTCCCGTTGCCGCGGGTGGACCTACGCCTGCGGGTGCACCCGGTCGGCCTGCTGGTGCTCGTGGGGCGCTTCCTCTCCGACCTCGTGCGTGCCTCGGTCGAGGTGGCCTGGCTGGCGGTGCGGCCCGGGCCGGTGGCCCACGGCGTGGTCATGGACCTCGAGCTGGTCAGTGACGACGCCTTCCTGCAGACGTTGACCGCGGAGATGGTGTCGCTGGTGCCGGGCTCGGTCGTCATCGACCTGGAGCCGAGCACCGGGCTGCTCACCCTGCACGCGCTCGACGTGCGCACCCGGGCGGAGGCCGAGCGCGTGCGGCACAAGGTGCGGGCCCAGGAGGCCCGGATCCTGCGCGCTTTCCACCCCGACCCCGAGTCGCTGCTCGACCCGCGGCGGCGACGGCATACCCCCGAGGAGGTGGACGGATGA
- a CDS encoding Na+/H+ antiporter subunit D gives MTTAYSWMVPLLVVLPLIGAGLTLAAAGRTAVQRAVSLTALSGMAVLAAVLLWASDTQGPQVMLVGGWTATEGIVLVVDRLAALMVIVSTTVTLAVLTYSIGQGASSFDDESDGHSPLPVFHPSLLVLAAGVTTTFISGDLFHLYVGFEMLLAASFVLLTLGGTVERVRAGTTYVLVSLLSSLIFLAAIGMVYAATGTINLALLSDRMGEIAPGTAALLQVMLLIGFAVKAAVFPMSGWLPDSYPTAPAPVTAVFAGLLTKVGVYAMIRTQTLLFPGGQFSDLLLVAALLTMIVGILGAIAQDDIKRMLSFTLVSHIGFLIFGIALGSTHGLAAAIFYVIHHITVQTTLFLVVGLVERVGGSSDSTRLGDLARISPVVGLLFFIPAMNLAGIPPFSGFLGKVGLVQAGVADGSWLALVLVAGSVLTSLLTLYAVAKVWGRAFWSENAKGITGRGPVRGGHHGALGVGVLAPTTALVGVGLALTLVAGPLFDVATRAAVDLMLREPYVVAVLGSGVTP, from the coding sequence ATGACCACGGCATACAGCTGGATGGTGCCGTTGCTCGTCGTGCTGCCCCTCATCGGCGCCGGGCTGACCCTCGCCGCCGCCGGACGCACGGCGGTGCAGCGCGCCGTGAGCCTCACCGCGCTGTCCGGCATGGCCGTGCTCGCGGCGGTGCTGCTGTGGGCGAGCGACACCCAGGGGCCGCAGGTCATGCTCGTCGGGGGGTGGACCGCGACCGAGGGCATCGTGCTCGTCGTCGACCGGCTCGCCGCCCTCATGGTCATCGTGTCGACCACGGTGACCCTGGCGGTGCTGACCTACTCGATCGGGCAGGGCGCCAGCAGCTTCGACGACGAGAGCGACGGGCACTCGCCGCTGCCGGTCTTCCACCCCTCGCTGCTGGTGCTGGCGGCGGGCGTGACGACGACCTTCATCTCCGGCGACCTGTTCCACCTCTACGTCGGCTTCGAGATGCTGCTGGCCGCGAGCTTCGTCTTGCTGACCCTGGGCGGCACGGTCGAGCGGGTACGCGCGGGCACGACCTACGTGCTGGTCTCGCTGCTCAGCTCGCTGATCTTCCTGGCCGCGATCGGCATGGTCTACGCCGCCACCGGGACGATCAACCTGGCGCTGCTCAGCGACCGGATGGGGGAGATCGCGCCCGGTACCGCGGCGCTGCTGCAGGTCATGCTGCTCATCGGCTTCGCGGTCAAGGCGGCGGTCTTCCCGATGTCCGGCTGGCTGCCCGACTCCTACCCCACCGCCCCCGCGCCGGTCACCGCGGTCTTCGCTGGGCTGCTCACCAAGGTCGGGGTCTACGCCATGATCCGGACCCAGACGTTGCTCTTCCCCGGGGGGCAGTTCTCCGACCTGCTGCTGGTGGCGGCGCTGCTGACGATGATCGTCGGCATCCTCGGCGCCATCGCGCAGGACGACATCAAGCGGATGCTCAGCTTCACCCTGGTGAGCCACATCGGCTTCCTCATCTTCGGCATCGCCCTGGGCAGCACGCACGGGCTGGCCGCGGCGATCTTCTACGTCATCCACCACATCACCGTGCAGACGACGCTCTTCCTCGTCGTCGGCCTGGTCGAGCGGGTCGGCGGCTCCTCGGACAGCACGCGGCTCGGGGACCTCGCGCGGATCTCGCCGGTGGTGGGGCTGCTCTTCTTCATCCCGGCCATGAACCTCGCGGGCATCCCGCCGTTCAGCGGCTTCCTCGGCAAGGTGGGGCTGGTGCAGGCGGGCGTCGCCGACGGGTCGTGGCTGGCGCTCGTGCTCGTCGCCGGGTCGGTGCTCACCTCGCTGCTCACGCTGTATGCCGTGGCCAAGGTCTGGGGGCGCGCCTTCTGGTCCGAGAACGCCAAGGGCATCACCGGGCGCGGGCCGGTGCGCGGCGGTCATCACGGGGCGCTCGGGGTGGGCGTGCTCGCGCCGACGACGGCGCTGGTCGGCGTGGGTCTGGCGCTGACGCTCGTGGCGGGTCCGTTGTTCGACGTCGCCACCCGGGCCGCGGTCGACCTCATGCTGCGCGAGCCCTACGTCGTGGCCGTGCTGGGGTCGGGGGTGACGCCGTGA
- a CDS encoding Na(+)/H(+) antiporter subunit C: protein MTPNLTLVLVASVLVGAGAYLFLSRSLVRALMGFLLMGNGVNLVFIIGSGPAGSPPIVGAGDGGPMADPVPQALVLTAIVITLAMTAFVLALAHRGWQLARDDLVSDDTESARIHARAEADDLGPGADQAHDVEVDDDGDEAVAADHGRTTQDDEPRGEGSP, encoded by the coding sequence ATGACGCCGAACCTCACCCTCGTCCTGGTCGCCAGCGTGCTGGTCGGCGCCGGCGCCTACCTCTTCCTGTCGCGCTCGCTGGTCCGCGCGCTCATGGGCTTCCTGCTTATGGGCAACGGCGTCAACCTCGTCTTCATCATCGGCTCCGGTCCGGCCGGGTCGCCGCCGATCGTCGGGGCCGGCGACGGCGGGCCGATGGCCGACCCGGTGCCGCAGGCCCTGGTGCTCACCGCGATCGTCATCACCCTGGCGATGACCGCCTTCGTCCTGGCCCTGGCCCACCGTGGCTGGCAGCTCGCCCGGGACGACCTCGTCAGCGACGACACCGAGTCCGCCCGCATCCACGCGCGCGCCGAGGCCGACGACCTGGGGCCGGGTGCCGACCAGGCGCACGACGTCGAGGTGGACGACGACGGCGACGAAGCGGTCGCCGCCGACCATGGGCGCACCACGCAGGACGACGAGCCGCGCGGGGAGGGGTCGCCATGA
- a CDS encoding Na+/H+ antiporter subunit A: MVLTVLGAHLLAAVLAPTLVRLLGGRAFAVLALLPALTAAGAATFLLADAPPRVEELTWVADLGLALSFRLDTLALLMSLVVAGVGALVLLYCWHYLDVSTTAGSPGLLGGALVGFAGAMLGLVTTDDLLLLYVFWEITTVLSYLLVGYLTTSAASTRAARQALVVTAAGGLSMLVGIVLLGDAAGSYRISELVADPPTTSTSVAWGVGLLLVGAITKSALVPFHFWLPGAMAAPTPVSAYLHAAAMVKAGVYLVARFAPGYADVPVWQVMVLVLGGLTMLLGGVRATRQLDLKLLLAYGTVSQLGMLVLLLGYGSEATALAGLTLLLAHALFKSSLFLTTGAIDHATGTRDIRRLRGVRQQAPWLALAGVLAAMSMAGLPVLLGFVGKEAAVAALLEPADGWWSLQGATAVVFVAGAVLTMAYSLRFVWGAFTDGARPPERPAGQPAPAQVPADHPWHAPGPVLVGIPLTLALAGLALGVTSLPLEGVLERHTSTVGQVAGPSVHLGLWHGWSPALFVSIGVWVLGGLWWWLQARRPAEVPIPLLPFDAGRTYQLIMRGLDRTALEATGFMSRGSLPALLGTIFIVLVLLPGTVLLLGAPPWPTEVRIADSAAQVAVAALVIAAAVLATRARRRLRAVFLVGVTGYGTAMLFLLHGAPDLALTQILVETVSLVVLVLVLRRLSGRFPDDPSRLTRRLRATLGVAVGAVVGLGALVATSSRVHDPAGIGLPERSVDYGAGKNIVNVILVDVRAWDTMGELSVVLACATGVASLVWLRGEALEGVRAGLRTARGARAGLRARPVETDTGSLPVSRWITVADRLGPERRSVILEIVTRLVFHTILLWSVYLLLAGHNQPGGGFAAGIMAGLALCLRFLAGRGYELRAALPVMPAALLGTGLFIAAGSAVIPMLLGSAALRTWDTYLTIPLIGEVHLVTSLLFDIGVYLVVIGLMLDVLRSLGSGIDAQIAREREQLEEASR, from the coding sequence ATGGTCCTGACCGTCCTCGGAGCGCACCTCCTCGCCGCCGTGCTGGCGCCGACGTTGGTGCGCCTGCTCGGTGGCCGCGCGTTCGCGGTGCTGGCGCTGCTCCCCGCGCTCACCGCCGCCGGCGCCGCGACCTTCCTCCTCGCCGATGCCCCGCCGCGCGTCGAGGAGCTCACCTGGGTCGCCGACCTGGGTCTGGCGCTGTCCTTCCGCCTCGACACCCTCGCGCTGCTCATGAGCCTGGTCGTGGCCGGGGTCGGGGCGCTGGTCCTGCTCTACTGCTGGCACTACCTCGACGTCAGCACGACGGCCGGGAGCCCCGGGCTGCTCGGGGGCGCGCTCGTCGGCTTCGCCGGGGCGATGCTCGGCCTGGTCACCACCGACGACCTCCTGCTGCTCTACGTCTTCTGGGAGATCACGACCGTCCTGTCCTACCTCCTGGTCGGCTACCTCACGACCAGCGCGGCGAGCACCCGGGCCGCCCGGCAGGCGCTGGTGGTCACCGCCGCCGGAGGCCTGAGCATGCTGGTCGGCATCGTGCTCCTCGGCGACGCGGCGGGCAGCTACCGGATCAGCGAGCTCGTCGCCGACCCGCCCACGACCTCCACATCCGTCGCCTGGGGTGTCGGGTTGCTCCTCGTCGGCGCGATCACCAAGTCCGCCCTCGTGCCCTTCCACTTCTGGCTGCCCGGCGCGATGGCCGCCCCCACCCCGGTGAGCGCCTACCTCCACGCCGCCGCCATGGTCAAGGCCGGTGTCTACCTCGTCGCGCGCTTCGCGCCGGGGTATGCCGACGTGCCGGTGTGGCAGGTCATGGTCCTCGTGCTCGGGGGGTTGACGATGCTGCTCGGCGGCGTCCGGGCGACCCGCCAGCTCGACCTCAAGCTGCTGCTCGCCTATGGCACGGTGAGCCAGCTGGGCATGCTCGTGCTGCTGCTCGGCTACGGCAGCGAGGCCACCGCGCTGGCCGGGCTGACCCTGCTGCTCGCGCACGCGCTCTTCAAGTCCTCGCTCTTCCTCACGACCGGGGCCATCGACCACGCCACCGGCACCCGCGACATCCGGCGGCTGCGCGGGGTGCGTCAGCAGGCGCCGTGGTTGGCGCTCGCGGGGGTGCTCGCCGCGATGTCGATGGCCGGGCTGCCGGTGCTGCTCGGCTTCGTCGGCAAGGAGGCTGCGGTCGCCGCCCTCCTGGAGCCCGCCGACGGGTGGTGGTCGCTGCAGGGCGCCACCGCGGTGGTCTTCGTGGCCGGGGCGGTGCTGACGATGGCCTACTCGCTGCGCTTCGTCTGGGGCGCCTTCACCGACGGCGCCCGGCCGCCGGAGCGGCCCGCCGGTCAGCCGGCCCCGGCGCAGGTGCCGGCCGACCATCCCTGGCACGCCCCCGGCCCGGTCCTCGTGGGGATCCCACTCACCCTGGCCCTCGCCGGACTCGCCCTCGGGGTGACCTCGCTGCCGCTGGAAGGGGTGCTGGAGCGGCATACCTCGACGGTGGGGCAGGTGGCCGGACCGAGCGTGCACCTCGGGCTCTGGCACGGGTGGTCGCCGGCGCTGTTCGTCTCGATCGGCGTCTGGGTGCTGGGCGGGCTCTGGTGGTGGCTGCAGGCCCGCCGCCCGGCCGAGGTGCCGATCCCGCTGCTGCCGTTCGACGCGGGGCGTACCTACCAGCTCATCATGCGGGGGCTGGACCGCACCGCCCTGGAGGCCACCGGCTTCATGTCCCGCGGCTCGCTGCCGGCCCTGCTCGGGACGATCTTCATCGTGCTCGTGCTGCTCCCGGGGACGGTCCTGCTGCTGGGCGCGCCCCCCTGGCCGACCGAGGTCAGGATCGCCGACAGCGCCGCGCAGGTCGCCGTGGCGGCCCTCGTCATCGCCGCGGCCGTCCTGGCCACCCGCGCCCGGCGCCGGCTGCGGGCGGTCTTCCTCGTCGGGGTGACCGGCTACGGCACGGCGATGCTCTTCCTGCTGCACGGGGCACCCGACCTTGCCCTGACCCAGATCCTCGTCGAGACGGTGTCGCTCGTCGTGCTCGTCCTCGTGCTGCGGCGCCTCTCGGGGCGTTTCCCCGACGACCCGAGCCGTCTGACCCGGCGGCTGCGCGCGACCCTCGGGGTGGCGGTGGGCGCCGTCGTCGGGCTGGGCGCCCTGGTGGCGACCTCGTCACGGGTGCACGACCCGGCCGGGATCGGGCTGCCCGAGCGGTCGGTCGACTACGGCGCGGGCAAGAACATCGTCAACGTCATCCTCGTCGACGTCCGCGCCTGGGACACCATGGGCGAGCTGTCGGTGGTCCTGGCCTGCGCCACGGGCGTGGCCAGCCTGGTGTGGCTGAGGGGCGAGGCGCTGGAGGGTGTCCGCGCGGGGCTGCGGACCGCCCGCGGTGCGCGCGCCGGGCTGCGCGCGCGACCGGTCGAGACCGACACCGGGTCGTTGCCGGTCAGCCGGTGGATCACCGTCGCCGACCGGCTGGGCCCTGAGCGCCGCTCGGTCATCCTCGAGATCGTCACCCGGCTCGTCTTCCACACGATCCTGCTGTGGTCGGTCTACCTGCTGCTCGCCGGGCACAACCAGCCCGGTGGCGGGTTCGCGGCCGGGATCATGGCCGGGCTGGCGCTGTGCCTGCGGTTCCTCGCCGGTCGGGGGTATGAGCTGCGCGCCGCGCTGCCCGTCATGCCCGCCGCGCTGCTCGGGACCGGGTTGTTCATCGCGGCCGGGTCGGCCGTCATCCCCATGCTGCTGGGGAGCGCCGCGCTGCGGACCTGGGACACCTACCTCACCATCCCGCTCATCGGCGAGGTCCACCTCGTGACCTCGCTGCTCTTCGACATCGGGGTCTATCTCGTGGTCATCGGCCTGATGCTGGACGTGCTGCGCAGCCTCGGGTCCGGCATCGACGCCCAGATCGCGCGCGAGCGTGAGCAGCTCGAGGAGGCGAGCCGATGA
- the rplI gene encoding 50S ribosomal protein L9 — translation MKIILTQPVTGLGDAGDVVDVKDGYARNFLLPRKVATPWTKGGQKQVDSIKAARDKRAVRSAEDAAAAKARLESSEVTVEARAGSGGRLFGAVTPGEIAEAIRASGGPEVDKRRIEVRTPIRSLGEHAVHVRLLDDVAADVTVSVVASAV, via the coding sequence ATGAAGATCATCCTCACCCAGCCGGTCACCGGCCTCGGTGACGCCGGCGACGTCGTCGACGTCAAGGACGGCTACGCCCGCAACTTCCTGCTGCCCCGCAAGGTGGCCACGCCCTGGACCAAGGGCGGCCAGAAGCAGGTCGACTCGATCAAGGCGGCCCGCGACAAGCGCGCCGTCCGGAGCGCCGAGGACGCCGCCGCCGCCAAGGCCCGGCTCGAGAGCTCCGAGGTCACCGTGGAGGCGCGCGCCGGCTCCGGCGGTCGCCTCTTCGGTGCCGTCACCCCCGGTGAGATCGCCGAGGCGATCCGCGCCAGCGGTGGCCCCGAGGTCGACAAGCGCCGCATCGAGGTCCGCACCCCGATCCGCAGCCTCGGTGAGCACGCCGTGCACGTGCGTCTGCTCGACGACGTCGCGGCCGACGTCACCGTGAGCGTGGTCGCCAGCGCCGTCTGA